The Grimontia kaedaensis genome has a window encoding:
- a CDS encoding zinc ribbon domain-containing protein YjdM, whose amino-acid sequence MSLPNCPQCNSEYTYEDGALYVCPECGHEWSQDALADAEETKVIKDSNGNILQDGDTVTVIKDLKVKGSSLVVKVGTKVKNIRLVDGDHDIDCKIDGIGAMKLKSEFVKKV is encoded by the coding sequence ATGTCTTTACCAAATTGCCCACAATGTAACTCTGAATACACTTATGAAGACGGTGCACTGTATGTATGCCCTGAGTGTGGTCACGAGTGGTCTCAGGATGCATTAGCTGATGCAGAAGAGACGAAGGTAATTAAAGACTCTAACGGCAATATTCTTCAGGATGGCGATACAGTCACAGTGATCAAAGACCTGAAAGTGAAAGGATCGTCACTGGTTGTTAAAGTGGGTACAAAAGTGAAAAACATCCGTCTGGTAGACGGCGACCACGATATCGATTGTAAAATCGACGGCATCGGCGCAATGAAGCTGAAGTCTGAGTTCGTGAAGAAGGTTTAA
- a CDS encoding DnaJ domain-containing protein, which translates to MNMWEVLDLEQTTDESVIKKAYRVKLRQHHPEDDPEGFKRVREAYENILQWLKSGADESIEQAISEEAKAPSEVHPHSEAFNQLLQNPVKRMDLASWKAWTETSQMLQIDEQQRISDDAITVVLANRWLPPSVIDVLWKGLSWNLLLNGEQQQVELGEFLDEWRQLPLSVSLEELAEFSAPAQRALLSFLRPLHIALSRGQLDALEYHLQQSLTFVLPNILNVKISILKALVALKTKPSMVANALVLELLQQPAEALTLAQWEVVADTAKLNGNTAAIDEVTEKFMALSAFAEAAELQYSVALEHDKLLAMSLACMRQRWSPLPPVYWRNERQLYPEPESDPERLMFNWLYGQLVSHNNGAISHRLDFVGAEGRTALIVKAIWAAHSGSWAWMSSLKHDLTKEFEIVETLSERVAITLVLKCLQELMETQGGSETLQQKLTHYETDAFLTQEALTMEELSSLSKEGWLECIRRHPLLPDSWYRQLEQAEVLVMEEIREGSIYPFYVDSLCFYRSANPNYQISSVWQDSPFDSVFDWTLFFMSHLGSGGLSKQEIVEALPVLPDSHQEGPLSLLLPFAAQSDEYLPESVQAFSRYPDQFVYRLVVDNQVSLLVNNEKPKVLMKKARSRDLCATMALSRLLEKDHFDEAVVFWNLVAANVDSNPQFHVVVDWQQQSLMRLKEEKGLVKDTYHYVKPEFLHAMITTNQEWFTPPEEFEEHSPEDEAKDFHYPMCILLTQLHLGLEGDGYSMASLKALADRRKKQTELQQETTDVAVEFLDEMYRQQLEKDIVEKGEKAATYSKTKLKFLSFVFFSAWVFVFPMTVMAGFDVSEETLGGMVIFLFITHSLLAWQVSRPIITKGNRKKYLFYSVFTLLAAMIFRSIFLAFVNVITHYMTANGLNDLYSRGGWDRKVVARREINMRKVLGFKD; encoded by the coding sequence ATGAACATGTGGGAAGTACTCGACCTGGAGCAAACGACTGACGAGTCCGTTATCAAAAAAGCCTATCGAGTTAAGCTTCGTCAGCACCATCCGGAGGATGACCCTGAAGGCTTCAAGCGGGTTCGGGAAGCTTACGAAAACATACTCCAATGGTTGAAAAGCGGCGCTGACGAGAGCATCGAACAAGCAATAAGCGAAGAAGCCAAAGCGCCTTCTGAGGTACATCCGCATTCTGAAGCATTCAATCAATTGCTCCAAAATCCCGTTAAGCGCATGGATTTAGCGAGCTGGAAAGCTTGGACAGAAACCAGCCAGATGCTGCAAATCGATGAGCAGCAAAGGATCTCAGACGATGCAATTACCGTTGTGTTGGCAAACCGCTGGCTTCCTCCTTCTGTCATTGATGTGCTCTGGAAGGGGCTGAGTTGGAATTTGTTACTCAATGGTGAGCAACAGCAGGTTGAGCTGGGCGAGTTTCTGGATGAATGGCGTCAATTGCCATTGTCCGTCAGTTTGGAAGAACTGGCTGAATTTAGCGCACCGGCGCAACGTGCACTTCTTAGCTTTTTGCGCCCGCTTCATATTGCACTTTCCAGAGGGCAGTTAGATGCCTTGGAGTACCATCTCCAGCAATCGCTGACTTTTGTTCTACCCAATATTCTGAACGTAAAAATCAGCATACTTAAAGCGCTGGTGGCCTTGAAAACCAAGCCTTCAATGGTTGCTAATGCGTTGGTTCTTGAACTACTTCAACAACCAGCTGAGGCTTTAACACTGGCTCAATGGGAAGTGGTGGCTGATACGGCAAAGTTAAATGGCAATACGGCGGCAATAGATGAGGTCACTGAGAAGTTTATGGCTCTTAGCGCATTCGCCGAAGCGGCAGAGCTCCAATATTCGGTTGCACTCGAGCACGATAAATTATTGGCAATGAGCCTTGCCTGTATGCGTCAGCGTTGGAGCCCGCTTCCTCCGGTGTATTGGCGCAATGAACGACAACTGTACCCAGAACCAGAAAGTGATCCTGAAAGATTAATGTTTAACTGGCTATACGGCCAGTTAGTCAGTCATAACAACGGTGCAATCAGCCACAGACTCGACTTCGTCGGTGCAGAAGGGCGGACAGCGCTGATAGTGAAAGCGATTTGGGCGGCGCACTCTGGCAGTTGGGCGTGGATGTCTTCATTGAAGCATGACCTCACCAAAGAGTTCGAGATAGTTGAAACCCTCAGTGAACGCGTTGCCATCACCTTGGTGCTGAAATGCTTACAGGAATTGATGGAAACCCAAGGCGGCTCAGAAACGCTCCAACAAAAACTCACGCACTATGAAACAGACGCCTTCCTTACACAGGAAGCGTTGACGATGGAAGAGCTGAGTTCGCTGTCGAAAGAAGGTTGGCTTGAATGTATTCGTCGTCATCCGCTGTTGCCAGACAGTTGGTACCGACAGCTGGAACAAGCGGAAGTACTGGTTATGGAAGAAATCCGAGAAGGATCTATTTATCCCTTCTATGTGGATTCGCTCTGTTTTTACCGAAGTGCCAATCCTAACTATCAGATAAGTAGTGTTTGGCAAGATAGCCCTTTCGACAGCGTGTTTGATTGGACATTGTTCTTTATGTCGCACCTTGGATCAGGCGGTTTATCTAAGCAAGAAATTGTCGAAGCCTTGCCAGTGTTACCCGATAGCCATCAAGAAGGACCTCTTTCCCTCCTCCTACCATTCGCTGCTCAATCGGATGAGTATTTGCCAGAAAGTGTTCAAGCGTTCTCCCGATATCCTGATCAGTTTGTGTACCGGCTGGTGGTCGACAATCAGGTATCACTGCTGGTTAACAACGAGAAGCCAAAGGTTCTAATGAAGAAGGCGAGATCACGAGATCTTTGCGCCACCATGGCACTTTCCCGTCTTCTAGAAAAAGACCATTTCGATGAGGCTGTCGTGTTCTGGAATTTGGTCGCGGCAAATGTAGATTCAAACCCGCAGTTCCATGTGGTTGTCGATTGGCAACAACAATCGCTGATGCGCCTGAAAGAAGAAAAGGGATTGGTGAAAGACACCTATCACTATGTGAAACCCGAGTTTCTGCATGCCATGATTACCACCAATCAAGAGTGGTTTACGCCACCTGAAGAGTTTGAAGAACACTCTCCTGAGGACGAAGCGAAAGACTTCCATTACCCCATGTGCATTCTTCTCACCCAGCTGCATTTAGGGTTGGAAGGTGATGGATACAGCATGGCCTCACTCAAAGCACTGGCAGACAGGCGTAAAAAGCAAACTGAACTTCAGCAGGAAACCACGGATGTCGCGGTTGAATTCCTTGATGAAATGTATCGCCAGCAGCTGGAGAAAGACATCGTGGAGAAAGGCGAAAAGGCGGCAACTTACAGCAAAACCAAGTTGAAGTTTCTCTCCTTCGTTTTCTTTTCCGCCTGGGTATTTGTTTTCCCAATGACTGTGATGGCTGGATTTGACGTTTCTGAGGAAACGTTGGGAGGCATGGTCATTTTTCTGTTCATCACCCACAGCCTTTTAGCTTGGCAGGTTTCACGTCCTATCATCACCAAAGGCAACAGGAAGAAATATTTGTTTTACAGCGTGTTCACCTTGCTGGCAGCCATGATATTCCGCTCAATCTTCCTCGCTTTCGTCAATGTTATTACCCACTACATGACCGCCAATGGGCTAAATGATCTCTACTCCCGTGGTGGCTGGGATAGAAAAGTGGTGGCGAGAAGGGAGATCAATATGAGGAAAGTGTTGGGGTTTAAGGATTAA
- a CDS encoding YdcF family protein, with protein MPARLYKHIETIWNFHLMGHEVKPADCLLVLCSNDVRVAEHAADLYRRGLAPYLLVSGGKGRFTEDVFEKSEAETFAEILRDEGVPGRAILLEKEATNTGENVTLSYSLLKQKGLKFNRFILVQKPFMERRAYATFLKQWPDEVKSVVCTSPPIPFLEYPNVDLTFDHVVEATVSDFERIRDYPAQGFQIEQLIPDEVMSAYNEIKKAGLW; from the coding sequence ATGCCTGCACGTCTTTATAAACACATCGAAACCATCTGGAATTTCCACCTTATGGGGCATGAGGTTAAGCCCGCAGACTGCCTGTTAGTATTGTGCAGCAATGATGTACGAGTCGCTGAACATGCTGCTGATCTTTACCGTAGAGGATTGGCGCCGTATTTATTGGTATCTGGCGGAAAAGGCAGGTTCACCGAAGATGTTTTCGAAAAATCGGAGGCTGAGACGTTTGCTGAGATTTTGCGTGATGAAGGGGTTCCTGGCAGGGCAATACTGCTGGAGAAAGAAGCGACCAATACCGGTGAAAATGTGACGCTGTCATATTCTCTGCTTAAACAGAAGGGGCTTAAGTTTAACCGTTTCATTCTCGTGCAGAAACCTTTTATGGAACGCAGAGCTTACGCAACGTTCCTGAAGCAGTGGCCAGATGAAGTTAAAAGCGTTGTTTGCACCTCTCCTCCTATCCCATTCTTGGAATATCCCAATGTTGATCTGACGTTTGATCATGTTGTTGAAGCAACGGTAAGTGATTTCGAACGAATCAGGGATTATCCGGCGCAAGGGTTCCAGATTGAGCAGCTGATACCGGATGAAGTAATGTCTGCTTATAACGAGATTAAGAAAGCGGGACTTTGGTGA
- a CDS encoding methyl-accepting chemotaxis protein, whose translation MNALSIRQRLSLIIVIALLSLVSVTTISLIIKRDNMLEERKSQIQVLVETAESLVTRLYRQSQTGEISVQEAQQRAITAMDAMRYGTDGYFMIYDMNSTMVHHPIASNLIGKDLTDLQDVNGVYIIAEQVKKARSGGGFVPYHWKKAGADETPYPKIAYSLPFKPWGWVLNTGLYVDDVDAIFYEDVRKMLLLVGVIALVLAGISFTIARSITQPLSRLQNLLQTAEKNLDLTVRSRLQGKNEITDLGRAFNNLMTAFEETLTGIAQGATQLNSEVSKLETLSNHIVGASTQQSEDTGSIAALVEEFAASINTISHDADKMKSLSNENGAQAQKGANTMQLTISNMDQMSEKSQRSSSAVAELDLHSKEIEGIISVINDVAEQTNLLALNAAIEAARAGDQGRGFAVVADEVRNLAVRTSDSTKQIASTIQELRTGIEATVNHIEDSVSVVSDNMSQTHTAEQSVREMHQKSMDLINIIEEVSRSLQEQTIANQELARRIQGIADMAANNHESAEDVQGSAREVNNLVGKFRSSVGRFKVSNAL comes from the coding sequence ATGAACGCGCTGTCTATCCGGCAACGTTTGTCGTTGATCATTGTGATTGCCCTGCTGTCTTTGGTTTCAGTCACCACCATCTCGCTCATTATCAAGCGAGACAATATGCTCGAGGAAAGAAAGAGTCAGATTCAGGTGCTGGTTGAAACAGCCGAGAGTCTGGTTACGCGTTTATACCGACAATCGCAGACGGGAGAGATTTCTGTTCAGGAAGCGCAACAACGAGCGATTACTGCAATGGATGCCATGCGTTACGGTACCGATGGGTATTTCATGATTTATGACATGAATTCCACCATGGTGCACCACCCCATCGCCAGTAACCTGATTGGCAAAGACCTCACAGATCTTCAAGACGTCAATGGCGTATACATCATCGCGGAGCAAGTCAAAAAGGCCAGAAGCGGTGGTGGATTCGTCCCTTATCACTGGAAAAAAGCGGGGGCAGATGAAACACCTTATCCGAAAATTGCTTACTCCCTCCCTTTCAAGCCATGGGGTTGGGTGTTGAATACAGGCCTGTATGTAGATGATGTCGATGCAATTTTCTATGAAGACGTGCGTAAGATGCTTCTTTTGGTGGGTGTGATAGCACTGGTTCTGGCCGGTATTTCATTTACGATTGCCCGCAGTATTACTCAGCCCTTGAGCCGACTTCAGAACTTACTTCAAACGGCCGAGAAAAACCTTGACCTGACCGTTCGTTCACGCCTTCAGGGTAAAAACGAAATCACTGACTTAGGCCGAGCATTTAATAACCTGATGACCGCATTCGAAGAAACGCTGACAGGGATTGCCCAAGGCGCAACGCAACTGAATAGTGAAGTTTCTAAGCTTGAAACCCTTTCTAATCATATTGTCGGTGCTTCTACTCAGCAATCTGAAGATACAGGAAGCATCGCGGCCTTGGTTGAAGAGTTTGCAGCCAGCATCAATACCATTTCTCATGACGCTGACAAGATGAAATCGCTCTCGAATGAAAACGGTGCTCAGGCCCAGAAAGGTGCCAACACCATGCAGTTAACCATCAGCAATATGGACCAGATGTCTGAGAAGTCGCAGCGCTCTAGTTCTGCCGTCGCTGAGCTCGACCTGCACTCGAAAGAGATTGAAGGCATCATCAGTGTGATTAACGATGTGGCGGAACAAACCAATCTTCTCGCCCTGAACGCGGCGATTGAAGCTGCACGCGCAGGTGATCAAGGGCGTGGCTTTGCGGTTGTTGCTGATGAAGTACGTAACCTCGCAGTCCGCACTTCCGATTCTACCAAGCAAATTGCTTCCACGATTCAGGAGCTTCGCACTGGGATTGAAGCCACGGTCAACCACATCGAAGACAGCGTGTCCGTCGTGAGTGATAACATGTCACAAACCCATACTGCCGAGCAGTCCGTTCGAGAAATGCATCAGAAGTCGATGGACCTCATCAACATCATTGAGGAAGTTTCACGTTCACTGCAAGAGCAAACCATTGCCAACCAAGAACTGGCCCGCCGCATTCAAGGCATTGCAGACATGGCTGCCAATAACCATGAATCAGCCGAAGACGTTCAAGGTTCGGCCCGAGAGGTTAATAACCTGGTGGGTAAATTCAGAAGCTCAGTTGGAAGATTCAAAGTGTCCAATGCGCTATAG
- a CDS encoding ABC1 kinase family protein codes for MAEYDDGKKVPTNRMSRVGMFGSVVTKVATNMAAEGAKQLMAGKRPKAKDLLLTPKNISNITDQLAQLRGAAMKVGQLLSMDAGDALPKELTDILARLRSDAAPMPAKQLADVLAGEWGSDWQKHFLSFKFKPMAAASIGQVHFAYDDDGSELAVKVQYPGVKKSISSDVDNVVTLLRLTGLVPKEVDYKSLLEEAKKQLHAEADYLLEAEHAKVFHELLNGDDRFVVPRIKIDLTTSSILTMSYERGEPIEDLDNLPEAQKTELVSNLFTLLFREVFDFQRVQTDPNFANYLYQRDTGKVVLLDFGATRLYNDSISEGYQKLLTAAMQSDTAGVADAMSQIGFFSEHIFPEQKDAVVNLVMTACEPLRHEGSYDFGRSDLAKRIHDAGMALSTEQGYWHTPPVDALFLHRKIGGLYLLAARLGVSVDLPKLFAPFAWEPESELAKAVAN; via the coding sequence GTGGCTGAGTACGACGACGGCAAAAAGGTTCCTACCAATCGAATGAGCAGGGTTGGTATGTTTGGTTCTGTGGTCACTAAGGTGGCAACCAACATGGCAGCAGAAGGTGCCAAGCAATTGATGGCAGGCAAGCGCCCAAAAGCGAAAGACTTGCTGTTGACACCAAAGAACATTTCCAATATCACAGATCAGCTTGCCCAGCTTCGTGGTGCTGCTATGAAAGTCGGCCAGTTATTGAGCATGGATGCGGGCGATGCATTGCCAAAAGAGCTCACAGATATCCTCGCCAGACTGCGCTCTGATGCAGCGCCAATGCCTGCCAAGCAGCTCGCTGACGTGCTGGCGGGCGAGTGGGGCAGTGATTGGCAGAAACACTTCCTTTCCTTTAAGTTCAAGCCAATGGCAGCGGCATCTATTGGACAGGTGCATTTCGCCTACGACGATGATGGCTCTGAGCTGGCAGTTAAAGTGCAGTATCCTGGTGTGAAGAAAAGTATCAGTAGCGACGTGGATAACGTGGTGACGCTGCTTCGCCTGACAGGGTTAGTGCCCAAAGAAGTCGATTACAAAAGCCTACTTGAAGAAGCCAAAAAACAGCTCCATGCGGAAGCGGATTACCTACTGGAAGCCGAACATGCAAAAGTCTTCCATGAATTGCTGAACGGAGACGACAGGTTTGTTGTTCCCCGAATTAAAATTGACCTAACCACTTCGTCGATATTGACCATGAGTTACGAGCGAGGCGAACCAATCGAAGACCTGGATAATTTGCCCGAAGCGCAGAAAACAGAACTGGTGTCGAACCTTTTCACCTTGCTCTTCCGAGAGGTGTTTGATTTTCAAAGGGTACAGACTGACCCCAATTTTGCTAACTACCTGTATCAGCGTGATACAGGAAAAGTCGTCTTGTTAGATTTTGGAGCGACACGTCTTTACAACGACTCCATCAGTGAGGGGTATCAGAAGTTGTTAACCGCTGCGATGCAAAGTGATACGGCGGGCGTGGCAGATGCAATGTCACAAATCGGCTTTTTCAGTGAACATATCTTCCCTGAGCAAAAAGATGCTGTGGTGAATCTGGTTATGACGGCTTGTGAACCTCTACGCCATGAAGGCTCTTATGATTTTGGTCGCAGCGATCTTGCCAAGCGCATTCATGATGCTGGTATGGCTCTCAGCACCGAGCAAGGATATTGGCACACACCACCTGTCGATGCACTTTTCCTACACCGGAAAATCGGCGGTTTGTACTTGCTTGCAGCGCGTCTTGGCGTAAGTGTCGACTTACCTAAACTGTTTGCCCCGTTTGCTTGGGAACCAGAGTCTGAGCTTGCAAAAGCAGTGGCGAATTAA
- a CDS encoding DUF1266 domain-containing protein, translating into MTAHTPNKFDPSLPHCQWWLAITSPQISYNRGDYDYDLPILKRDLDDPLEWGKNFIDWWGIDTRREWHEMIHRLAMAEVHGDVWAGEFGRRACMSANEWQQRVDSVSNPVAKAEMRYLDAAYRHVGSAGFKGWDFCRGSFLTRAGYGAGKVTQEEFAFLLNYFSRQIQKHFSNWEQYTQSFIFGRNYWEYMNDQDEDSDNVRYLLNNGFYIGFSSFYQCLEEDTDCPIPALDWNVELPDIPQPESLRAILSDEEGEAQS; encoded by the coding sequence ATGACGGCGCACACTCCCAATAAATTTGACCCCTCCCTCCCGCATTGCCAATGGTGGTTGGCGATAACTTCGCCACAAATCAGTTATAACCGTGGCGATTATGATTACGATTTACCCATATTAAAACGTGACCTGGATGACCCCTTAGAGTGGGGTAAGAATTTTATCGACTGGTGGGGGATTGATACCCGTCGTGAGTGGCATGAAATGATTCACCGCCTGGCAATGGCAGAAGTTCATGGCGATGTATGGGCGGGTGAATTTGGGCGTCGTGCATGTATGAGTGCTAATGAATGGCAACAACGAGTTGATAGTGTTTCAAACCCCGTTGCCAAAGCAGAAATGCGTTATCTAGACGCCGCATATCGACATGTTGGGTCAGCAGGCTTCAAGGGATGGGATTTTTGTCGGGGATCTTTCCTTACTCGTGCTGGATATGGTGCGGGGAAGGTGACGCAGGAAGAGTTTGCCTTCTTGCTTAATTACTTCAGCCGACAAATTCAAAAGCACTTCTCTAACTGGGAGCAATATACCCAAAGCTTTATTTTTGGTCGTAATTACTGGGAGTATATGAACGATCAGGATGAAGACAGCGACAACGTCAGATACTTACTGAACAACGGCTTCTATATTGGATTCAGCAGTTTCTATCAATGTTTGGAAGAAGATACAGATTGCCCAATCCCTGCACTTGATTGGAACGTGGAACTGCCTGATATACCCCAGCCAGAATCGCTGAGAGCCATTTTGAGTGATGAAGAAGGGGAGGCGCAGTCATGA
- a CDS encoding EAL domain-containing protein: MQRMSALKIFAMSFREAVLALLPYMFLRSLWIVFYIINQHIGILDIDTADTLSKMFDLSFPPLLTMSLASHLALGFSYERVHATILTVLLFFKFSGFVQLGETGLELTDKFVLPQAIAIPIFVCVMYVLLNKYLRITIDPKGILNRSLTRNVDATLPYIIIYVVAVFLVPKLHLVSFTPFVEWVASLPMQLQAFSYTIFIHLFWITGIHGAAAYYTFFDTQFVSDLYVSNIPFSNFFDLFVVYGGAGSTWSLILALLLFSKGSHSRAVAKISIPFAVLNINEILLFGLPVIYNPALAIPFVLVPLVNHVLAYTFLSFIPVEIISEPISWVTPIFMNAWLITGGDVIAVFLQIALITLGVAIYRPFIKYFEDKSNEGVRDALIRKLRLNSNVLSSSDVLLNEAQLNFDKKLDKVNAHMKQLIEGELVLFYQPQYNLKTGQLIGMEALLRLKKGDRFYGPSFLDDFNDAGLSLPIDRWVLDQLSFDLQDWQDRGMLTHKVSMNMTVDALLDRDYINLFITHLKGLPVVVELTESSYIQNQSKAQNVINRLRKEGFNVAIDDFGSGYSSLSMLANLNADFVKLDRQFLENTSSESGQVLYRHISQALEEMHYTVIAEGVENDTEISLVSECNIDIAQGYYYHQALSKSDIEKLFLSRTLVH; this comes from the coding sequence ATGCAAAGAATGTCGGCGTTGAAGATATTCGCAATGAGCTTTCGTGAAGCGGTTTTAGCCCTTCTTCCTTACATGTTTCTTCGTTCACTCTGGATCGTTTTCTACATCATCAATCAACATATTGGGATATTGGATATAGATACCGCAGACACCCTGTCTAAAATGTTCGATCTGAGTTTCCCACCGCTTCTTACCATGTCTTTAGCCTCACATTTGGCGCTTGGTTTTTCTTATGAGCGGGTCCACGCCACCATTCTCACTGTCCTGTTGTTTTTTAAGTTCTCTGGATTTGTTCAATTGGGCGAAACCGGGTTGGAACTGACAGACAAATTTGTTTTACCGCAGGCTATCGCGATTCCCATCTTTGTCTGCGTTATGTATGTGCTGCTGAACAAGTACCTGAGAATTACCATTGATCCCAAAGGGATTTTAAACCGCTCACTAACACGGAATGTCGATGCCACCCTCCCATATATCATCATCTATGTCGTGGCTGTATTCTTGGTACCAAAACTGCATTTGGTGTCTTTTACACCCTTTGTCGAGTGGGTTGCCAGCCTCCCCATGCAGTTACAAGCGTTCTCTTACACTATATTTATCCATCTTTTCTGGATAACCGGCATTCACGGGGCTGCGGCTTATTACACCTTTTTCGATACGCAGTTCGTGTCGGATTTATACGTTTCTAATATCCCTTTCTCTAATTTTTTCGATTTGTTCGTGGTCTATGGCGGTGCAGGCAGTACATGGTCACTTATTCTGGCGTTATTGCTATTTTCTAAAGGCTCGCACAGCCGCGCGGTAGCGAAAATTTCCATTCCATTTGCAGTCCTTAATATTAATGAGATTCTACTTTTTGGTTTGCCGGTGATTTATAACCCTGCCCTCGCCATTCCTTTTGTACTTGTCCCCTTGGTCAACCATGTACTCGCTTACACTTTTCTCTCCTTTATACCTGTAGAAATTATCAGCGAGCCCATTTCCTGGGTTACTCCCATTTTCATGAACGCCTGGTTAATAACAGGGGGGGATGTGATTGCTGTTTTTCTGCAGATCGCTCTTATCACCCTGGGAGTCGCCATTTACCGTCCTTTTATTAAGTATTTTGAAGACAAGAGCAATGAAGGGGTGAGAGACGCGTTAATCCGGAAATTGCGCCTGAACTCTAATGTGCTTTCATCTTCTGATGTGCTGCTGAACGAAGCACAACTCAACTTTGACAAAAAGCTCGATAAAGTTAATGCGCACATGAAACAACTGATTGAAGGGGAGTTAGTCTTGTTCTATCAACCTCAATACAATCTGAAAACGGGTCAATTGATCGGCATGGAAGCCTTACTTCGGCTGAAAAAAGGTGACCGTTTTTATGGTCCGTCATTTTTGGACGACTTTAACGATGCTGGATTAAGTCTACCTATCGATCGTTGGGTGCTTGATCAACTCAGTTTCGACTTACAAGATTGGCAGGATAGAGGAATGTTGACGCACAAAGTCAGCATGAACATGACAGTAGACGCACTTTTAGACCGTGACTATATCAACTTATTCATTACACATTTGAAAGGCTTGCCCGTCGTGGTTGAGCTGACTGAGTCCAGCTATATACAGAACCAAAGCAAAGCGCAGAACGTCATTAACCGATTAAGAAAAGAAGGGTTCAACGTAGCCATCGATGACTTTGGTTCTGGTTATTCAAGTCTCTCCATGCTGGCTAACCTCAATGCCGATTTCGTAAAGTTAGACCGCCAATTTCTGGAAAATACTTCGAGCGAATCGGGGCAAGTGCTTTACCGTCACATCAGCCAGGCATTGGAAGAAATGCACTATACAGTTATTGCAGAAGGCGTCGAAAACGATACGGAAATTTCCCTGGTGTCAGAATGCAATATCGATATCGCTCAAGGGTATTATTATCATCAGGCACTGAGTAAATCAGATATTGAAAAGCTATTTTTATCGAGAACCCTAGTGCATTGA
- a CDS encoding diaminopropionate ammonia-lyase has product MPLISGNLSHFANPKSDPSTRYSDQQKDVLSVSAAESAITDITQWPGYEETPLLSLSDLAHASCLGKIWYKDESKRFSLKSFKALGGAFAVARQLQSILSQRHGVTPTISELLSGDWKSQASEIVVTCATDGNHGRSVAWGAQMFGCGCVIYIHRDVSEGRKEAMESFGADVVRITGNYDDSIKIADAEAKKNGRVIVSDTSYEGYMEIPKDVALGYTVMLSEIVSQMDGEIPTHVFVQGGVGGLASAVCGYFWDLWGDKRPRFIIVEPEQANCLQLSAQAGEPVVVDGELETLMAGLACGEVSELAWRILSNGADDFMTLSEDAIPATMKMLAKGFEGDPAIEAGESAVPGLAAAVIARSDPFLSDVLSLNENSLVLVLGTEGATDPDLYEQLVG; this is encoded by the coding sequence ATGCCGCTTATCTCAGGGAATCTTAGTCATTTTGCTAACCCAAAATCTGATCCTTCCACTCGGTACTCTGACCAGCAAAAAGACGTTCTGAGTGTTAGCGCAGCAGAAAGTGCCATCACAGACATTACCCAGTGGCCAGGTTATGAGGAAACGCCGCTTCTGAGCCTTTCTGATTTAGCCCACGCCAGTTGTCTGGGAAAAATTTGGTACAAAGATGAATCGAAACGCTTTTCATTGAAGAGCTTTAAAGCACTGGGCGGTGCTTTCGCCGTCGCACGCCAACTTCAGTCTATTTTATCGCAACGACATGGCGTCACGCCAACCATCTCCGAGTTACTCTCCGGCGATTGGAAATCACAAGCCAGCGAAATAGTGGTCACATGTGCCACCGATGGCAACCACGGCCGCTCTGTTGCGTGGGGCGCCCAGATGTTTGGCTGTGGCTGCGTGATTTATATTCACCGAGACGTATCTGAAGGACGCAAGGAAGCCATGGAGTCGTTCGGTGCAGACGTAGTAAGGATCACTGGTAATTACGACGATTCGATCAAAATTGCCGACGCTGAAGCTAAAAAGAATGGTCGTGTCATTGTCTCCGATACCTCATACGAAGGCTACATGGAGATCCCTAAAGATGTGGCGCTTGGCTATACCGTTATGTTGTCAGAAATCGTCTCACAGATGGATGGCGAAATACCAACCCATGTTTTTGTCCAGGGTGGTGTCGGAGGTTTAGCTTCGGCAGTATGCGGTTACTTCTGGGACCTTTGGGGAGATAAGCGGCCGAGATTCATCATTGTTGAACCTGAGCAAGCAAACTGTCTGCAGCTCAGCGCCCAAGCCGGAGAGCCTGTTGTGGTTGATGGGGAGTTGGAAACCCTGATGGCTGGCCTAGCCTGTGGTGAAGTCTCAGAACTCGCCTGGAGGATTCTCAGCAATGGTGCCGATGACTTTATGACACTGTCAGAGGACGCTATACCAGCCACAATGAAAATGCTCGCCAAAGGTTTTGAAGGCGACCCAGCCATTGAAGCTGGTGAGTCCGCTGTACCGGGTTTGGCTGCCGCTGTTATCGCACGATCTGATCCTTTCCTTTCGGACGTGCTTTCCCTGAATGAGAACAGTCTAGTACTCGTTCTCGGTACAGAAGGGGCGACTGATCCAGACCTGTATGAGCAGCTTGTTGGTTAA